A window of Drosophila subobscura isolate 14011-0131.10 chromosome E, UCBerk_Dsub_1.0, whole genome shotgun sequence contains these coding sequences:
- the LOC117890184 gene encoding ARF GTPase-activating protein GIT2: MCFASSIIEAHKKLFIAPPETTPTRSSGSHSRASIMSRSKSRLQTEVCGDCGATDPSWASINRGILLCADCCSVHRSLGRHISIVKSLRQGNWDPSVLNFVNSLNAHGANSVWEHLLDGSSNLTGGKHVPRWRKPTPKDALHPTKSDFIKAKHVNLTFVLKPSLQDDDDSSGSGGNLEQELSRQLHASVRTSNLETSLRFLVQGADPNYYHEDKLSTPLHMAAKFGQASQIEMLLIYGADVNALDGNGMTPLELAKANNHNTIAERLLDAMYDVTDRIIVFLGGKRPDHASGRHLTIPETNGADISEQLKIARGKLQLVPNKMFEELVMDLYDEVDRRECEAIWSTSTLNADHATVPFLPANPFLSATRNQGRQKLARFNRGEFAGLLTDVLVDALRRQNMANLRPMDAPLPGHHSLQSLPYANNSLLLSSFEQSGHDPNLSDDEPIYDPVASDDDYAPVPPMAQQAIVHTPPRNANSHTEMETLRKQLCEYKSEINQLKNVVQMLSSENTQLKSKFSSTSNNSVYDEPLRIDLSLSSPDTEHEPMSLPEGSGANADSASSNNSSNQSTIKRPASMYERRLAPHVAKTHTDVRNTTSMYQMAGEGKPFGEEVKLRSDLVTRCLKELILAMQPVPEDQKQSIAPHGELIRSAVTDLIALYSNLPPNTSEKTRETLKQLTRQNILIQHECENLQKAIEADDKQAIQKNTLEVRDCAFHIASAIKTLVLQFY, translated from the exons ATGTGTTTCGCCAGCAGCATAATCGAAGCGCATAAGAAGTTATTTATAGCGCCCCCCGAGACCACGCCCACACgctcaagtggcagccacagtcgGGCGAGCATTATGTCGCGCAGCAAGTCCCGTCTACAGACGGAAGTATGCGGGGACTGTGGGGCCACAGATCCCTCCTGGGCGAGCATCAACCGCGGCATCTTGCTGTGCGCCGACTGCTGCTCAGTCCACCGCAGTCTGGGGCGACACATTTCGATTGTGAAGTCGCTGCGTCAGGGCAACTGGGACCCGTCTGTGCTCAATTTTGTGAACTCTCTGAACGCCCACGGGGCCAACAGTGTGTGGGAGCACTTGCtggacggcagcagcaacttgacGGGCGGCAAACATGTGCCACGCTGGCGCAAGCCTACGCCCAAGGATGCCCTGCATCCCACAAAGTCGGACTTCATCAAGGCCAAGCACGTCAATCTGACATTCGTGCTGAAGCCCAGTCTgcaagacgacgacgactccagcggcagtggcggcaatctggagcaggagctgagcAGGCAGCTCCACGCTAGTGTGCGCACCAGCAACCTGGAGACTTCGCTGCGCTTCCTGGTGCAGGGTGCCGATCCGAACTACTATCACGAGGACAAGCTGTCCACGCCATTGCACATGGCGGCCAAGTTCGGGCAGGCGTCGCAAATCGAGATGCTGCTCATCTACGGCGCCGATGTAAACGCCTTGGATGGCAATGGTATGACGCCCCTGGAACTGGCCAAGGCCAACAATCACAACACCATTGCCGAGCGCTTGCTGGATGCCATGTACGATGTCACTGACAGAATCATTGTGTTCCTGGGTGGCAAGAGGCCCGATCACGCT AGCGGGCGCCATCTGACAATACCCGAGACGAACGGAGCGGACATCAGCGAGCAGCTGAAAATTGCCAGAGgaaagctgcagctggtgccgAACAAAATGTTCGAGGAGTTGGTGATGGATCTATACGATGAGGTGGATCGACGAGAGTGCGAAGCCA TTTGGTCCACGAGCACCTTGAATGCTGATCATGCAACAGTGCCATTCTTGCCGGCTAATCCATTTTTGAGTGCCACGCGCAATCAG GGTCGTCAGAAATTGGCACGTTTCAATCGCGGCGAGTTTGCTGGCCTCTTGACTGACGTTCTCGTCGATGCTTTGCGGCGCCAGAACATGGCCAATCTGCGTCCGATGGATGCCCCACTGCCCGGTCATCATTCACTGCAATCGTTGCCGTATGCAAACAATTCACTTTTGCTCAGCTCATTCGAGCAGAGTGGCCACGATCCGAACTTGTCCGACGATGAGCCCATCTATGATCCAGTGGCCAGTGATGATGATTATGCTCCAGTGCCACCGATGGCACAGCAG GCCATTGTCCATACGCCACCGCGCAATGCCAATTCGCACACCGAAATGGAAACGCTGCGCAAGCAGCTCTGCGAGTACAAGTCGGAGATCAATCAGCTGAAGAACGTGGTGCAGATGCTGTCCAGCGAGAACACACAGCTTAAGTCCAAGTTCTCCAGCACCTCCAACAACAGCGTCTACGATGAGCCACT TCGCATTGATCTGAGCTTGAGCAGTCCCGACACAGAGCACGAGCCCATGTCGCTGCCCGAAGGCAGCGGTGCCAATGCGGATAGCGCCTCGTCGAACAACTCCTCGAACCAGTCGACCATCAAGCGGCCAGCCAGCATGTACGAGCGTCGCCTGGCGCCCCACGTGGCCAAGACCCATACGGATGTGCGGAACACAACGAGCATGTACCAAATGGCTGGCGAGGGCAAGCCTTTCGGAGAGGAGGTTAAGCTGCGCTCAGATTTGGTCACACGCTGCCTGAAGGAGCTGATACTGGCCAtgcagccagtgccagaggaCCAAAAGCAATCGATTGCACCGCATGGCGAGCTCATACGAAGTGCCGTCACAGATCTGATTGCTTTGTACTCGAACTTG CCGCCAAATACTAGCGAGAAAACACGAGAGACCCTCAAGCAGTTGACCCGCCAGAACATACTCATTCAGCACGAGTGTGAGAATCTGCAAAAGGCCATCGAGGCGGATGACAAGCAGGCCATACAGAAGAATACATTGGAGGTGCGCGACTGTGCCTTCCACATTGCCAGTGCCATAAAGACGTTGGTATTGCAGTTCTACTGA
- the LOC117890183 gene encoding mannosylglucosyl-3-phosphoglycerate phosphatase isoform X2, with amino-acid sequence MLQSSNPNFRSLDLSLATPTATVPTSTSVPAATSSAAASLCGSTNFGNEEDPSGSLSLTPQDARELLTHPTRAYVYASVSQPQSPRHRGSSTRTAPHGLNGRSTSISSQLEKTKKLLKMTEGEDKPLTILHYNDVYNIESMAETEPVGGAARFATAIKGYAHLNPLVLFSGDAFSPSMLSTFTQGEQMVPVLNSVGTHCAVFGNHDFDHGLDVLVQLIKKTEFPWLMSNVVDNETGRPLGGGKISHFILHNQISIGLIGLVEREWLETLPTIDPNEVTYIDYVEAGNRLARELRNEGCDLIIALTHMRTPNDINLAENCNGIDIILGGHDHVREVTEINGKMIVKSGTDFQQFSVITIERDAANREHFTTDVKCVDVTAKIPEDPELKEELSKYAKFIESKLSDVMGVFSVELDGRFSRVRTQETNLGNWVCDVVLAAVGADVVILNGGTFRSDRIHPVGAFTMGDLVNVIPMRDPLILLEVSGRVLWQALENGVSAYPKLEGRFPQVAGISFAFNPLAEPGKRIDPQLIQVGDEYLNLEQTYKLCVKSYIFMGCDGYTMFKGVTVLMDDDACPELGITLQNHFKAINSRKCGQNTKHRQSLVTLSRRHSLVQCLDSMDLDGPSPIRKLSVGHHNKSMDLSHGNSQKMLRRASLDDLEQSSCELAPQLEHRIVMIQNEEHHRQLLYKKETQIMNSTITEAEDDYKSRQFDFKPGPEVERNI; translated from the exons ATGCTGCAGAGCAGCAATCCAAATTTTCGATCTCTCGACTTATCGCTGGCAACGCCGACGGCCACTGTGCCCACCTCGACGTCCGTGCCCGCTGCGACATCCAGTGCGGCTGCCTCTCTGTGCGGCTCAACCAACTTTGGCAACGAAGAGGATCCCAGCGGCAGCCTGTCGCTGACGCCGCAGGACGCCCGTGAGCTGCTGACACACCCGACGCGCGCCTACGTCTACGCCTCCGTCAGCCAGCCGCAGAGTCCGCGCCATCGCGGATCTTCAACGCGGACAGCACCGCACGGCCTGAACGGCCGCTCCACATCGATTTCCTCGCAGCTGGAGAAGACCAAGAAGCTGCTAAAGATGACCGAGGGCGAGGACAAGCCCCTGACCATTTTGCACTACAACGATGTCTACAACATTGAGTCCATGGCCGAGACGGAGCCCGTGGGCGGTGCAGCCCGATTTGCCACCGCCATCAAGGGCTATGCACATCTCAATCCGCTGGTGCTCTTCAGCGGAGACGCCTTCTCGCCCAGCATGT TGAGCACCTTTACCCAGGGAGAACAGATGGTTCCCGTGCTCAATTCGGTGGGAACACACTGCGCCGTCTTTGGCAATCATGATTTTG ATCACGGCCTGGATGTGCTGGTGCAGCTGATCAAGAAAACGGAATTCCCCTGGCTCATGTCCAATGTGGTGGACAATGAAACCGGCCGTCCGCTGGGTGGTGGCAAGATCtcacatttcattttgcacaATCAAATTTCGATTGGCCTGATTGGACTGGTGGAGCGCGAGTGGCTGGAGACGCTGCCCACCATCGATCCCAATGAAGTCACGTACATCGACTACGTGGAGGCGGGCAATCGCCTGGCCCGTGAGCTGCGCAACGAGGGCTGCGATCTGATCATTGCCCTGACCCACATGCGCACACCGAATGACATCAATCTGGCTGAGAATTGCAACGGCATTGACATCATCCTGGGCGGACACGACCACGTGCGCGAGGTGACGGAGATCAATGGCAAAATGATCGTCAAGTCCGGCACGGACTTCCAGCAGTTTTCGGTCATCACCATAGAGCGGGATGCCGCCAATCGGGAGCACTTTACCACGGATGTCAAGTGTGTGGATGTGACGGCCAAAATACCAGAGGATCCCGAACTCAAGGAGGAGCTCTCCAAGTATGCCA AGTTCATTGAGAGCAAGTTGTCGGATGTGATGGGTGTGTTCAGCGTGGAGCTGGACGGACGCTTCTCCCGGGTGCGCACACAGGAAACGAATCTGGGCAATTGGGTGTGCGACGTGGTGCTGGCTGCGGTTGGTGCCGATGTGGTCATCCTCAATGGCGGCACCTTCCGCTCGGATCGCATTCATCCGGTTGGTGCCTTTACCATGGGCGATCTGGTCAATGTTATACCCATGAGGGATCCCCTCATCCTGCTCGAGGTCAGCGGCCGTGTGTTGTGGCAGGCCCTGGAGAACGGTGTGTCGGCATACCCCAAGCTGGAGGGACGCTTTCCCCAGGTGGCTGGCATCAGTTTCGCCTTCAATCCACTGGCAGAGCCCGGCAAGCGCATCGATCCCCAGTTGATCCAAGTGGGCGATGAGTACCTCAACTTGGAGCAAACCTACAAGCTGTGCGTGAAGAGCTACATCTTCATGGGCTGCGATGGCTATACCATGTTCAAAGGTGTCACTGTGCTG ATGGATGACGATGCTTGTCCAGAGCTGGGCATCACACTGCAGAATCACTTCAAGGCCATCAATTCGCGCAAGTGCGGCCAGAACACCAAGCACCGACAGTCGCTGGTGACGCTCTCGAGGCGGCATAGCCTGGTGCAATGCCTGGACAGCATGGACCTGGACGGACCATCGCCCATTCGCAAGCTGTCCGTGGGACACCACAACAAGTCCATGGATCTGTCGCATGGCAACTCACAGAAG ATGCTGCGTCGTGCCTCCCTGGATGATCTGGAGCAGTCCTCGTGCGAGTTGGCACCGCAGCTGGAGCATCGCATTGTCATGATTCAGAATGAAGAG CATCATCGGCAGCTTCTGTACAAAAAGGAGACGCAGATTATGAACTCTACGATAACCGAGGCTGAGGACGA TTACAAATCTAGACAATTTGATTTTAAGCCAGGGCCCGAGGTGGAGAGGAATATTTGA
- the LOC117890183 gene encoding mannosylglucosyl-3-phosphoglycerate phosphatase isoform X1: protein MRLRSVKYFQGFLVCRMSTAGTDGAGGGDGAPPTTPSPSGHGPSRRHSHLSGSNRSGGAATMGNVVGWLKQASIEVRDAGTRTLSMLQSSNPNFRSLDLSLATPTATVPTSTSVPAATSSAAASLCGSTNFGNEEDPSGSLSLTPQDARELLTHPTRAYVYASVSQPQSPRHRGSSTRTAPHGLNGRSTSISSQLEKTKKLLKMTEGEDKPLTILHYNDVYNIESMAETEPVGGAARFATAIKGYAHLNPLVLFSGDAFSPSMLSTFTQGEQMVPVLNSVGTHCAVFGNHDFDHGLDVLVQLIKKTEFPWLMSNVVDNETGRPLGGGKISHFILHNQISIGLIGLVEREWLETLPTIDPNEVTYIDYVEAGNRLARELRNEGCDLIIALTHMRTPNDINLAENCNGIDIILGGHDHVREVTEINGKMIVKSGTDFQQFSVITIERDAANREHFTTDVKCVDVTAKIPEDPELKEELSKYAKFIESKLSDVMGVFSVELDGRFSRVRTQETNLGNWVCDVVLAAVGADVVILNGGTFRSDRIHPVGAFTMGDLVNVIPMRDPLILLEVSGRVLWQALENGVSAYPKLEGRFPQVAGISFAFNPLAEPGKRIDPQLIQVGDEYLNLEQTYKLCVKSYIFMGCDGYTMFKGVTVLMDDDACPELGITLQNHFKAINSRKCGQNTKHRQSLVTLSRRHSLVQCLDSMDLDGPSPIRKLSVGHHNKSMDLSHGNSQKMLRRASLDDLEQSSCELAPQLEHRIVMIQNEEHHRQLLYKKETQIMNSTITEAEDDYKSRQFDFKPGPEVERNI, encoded by the exons atgCGGCTACGCAGTGTGAAATATTTCCAGGGCTTTCT CGTCTGTAGGATGAGCACTGCGGGCACCGACGGAGCAGGTGGAGGAGATGGTGCACCGCCCACAACGCCGTCACCGTCTGGCCACGGACCAAGTCGTCGCCACAGCCACTTGTCGGGCAGCAACCGTTCAGGAGGCGCCGCCACCATGGGCAACGTGGTCGGCTGGCTGAAGCAG GCTTCCATTGAGGTGCGCGACGCTGGCACGCGCACGCTGTCCATGCTGCAGAGCAGCAATCCAAATTTTCGATCTCTCGACTTATCGCTGGCAACGCCGACGGCCACTGTGCCCACCTCGACGTCCGTGCCCGCTGCGACATCCAGTGCGGCTGCCTCTCTGTGCGGCTCAACCAACTTTGGCAACGAAGAGGATCCCAGCGGCAGCCTGTCGCTGACGCCGCAGGACGCCCGTGAGCTGCTGACACACCCGACGCGCGCCTACGTCTACGCCTCCGTCAGCCAGCCGCAGAGTCCGCGCCATCGCGGATCTTCAACGCGGACAGCACCGCACGGCCTGAACGGCCGCTCCACATCGATTTCCTCGCAGCTGGAGAAGACCAAGAAGCTGCTAAAGATGACCGAGGGCGAGGACAAGCCCCTGACCATTTTGCACTACAACGATGTCTACAACATTGAGTCCATGGCCGAGACGGAGCCCGTGGGCGGTGCAGCCCGATTTGCCACCGCCATCAAGGGCTATGCACATCTCAATCCGCTGGTGCTCTTCAGCGGAGACGCCTTCTCGCCCAGCATGT TGAGCACCTTTACCCAGGGAGAACAGATGGTTCCCGTGCTCAATTCGGTGGGAACACACTGCGCCGTCTTTGGCAATCATGATTTTG ATCACGGCCTGGATGTGCTGGTGCAGCTGATCAAGAAAACGGAATTCCCCTGGCTCATGTCCAATGTGGTGGACAATGAAACCGGCCGTCCGCTGGGTGGTGGCAAGATCtcacatttcattttgcacaATCAAATTTCGATTGGCCTGATTGGACTGGTGGAGCGCGAGTGGCTGGAGACGCTGCCCACCATCGATCCCAATGAAGTCACGTACATCGACTACGTGGAGGCGGGCAATCGCCTGGCCCGTGAGCTGCGCAACGAGGGCTGCGATCTGATCATTGCCCTGACCCACATGCGCACACCGAATGACATCAATCTGGCTGAGAATTGCAACGGCATTGACATCATCCTGGGCGGACACGACCACGTGCGCGAGGTGACGGAGATCAATGGCAAAATGATCGTCAAGTCCGGCACGGACTTCCAGCAGTTTTCGGTCATCACCATAGAGCGGGATGCCGCCAATCGGGAGCACTTTACCACGGATGTCAAGTGTGTGGATGTGACGGCCAAAATACCAGAGGATCCCGAACTCAAGGAGGAGCTCTCCAAGTATGCCA AGTTCATTGAGAGCAAGTTGTCGGATGTGATGGGTGTGTTCAGCGTGGAGCTGGACGGACGCTTCTCCCGGGTGCGCACACAGGAAACGAATCTGGGCAATTGGGTGTGCGACGTGGTGCTGGCTGCGGTTGGTGCCGATGTGGTCATCCTCAATGGCGGCACCTTCCGCTCGGATCGCATTCATCCGGTTGGTGCCTTTACCATGGGCGATCTGGTCAATGTTATACCCATGAGGGATCCCCTCATCCTGCTCGAGGTCAGCGGCCGTGTGTTGTGGCAGGCCCTGGAGAACGGTGTGTCGGCATACCCCAAGCTGGAGGGACGCTTTCCCCAGGTGGCTGGCATCAGTTTCGCCTTCAATCCACTGGCAGAGCCCGGCAAGCGCATCGATCCCCAGTTGATCCAAGTGGGCGATGAGTACCTCAACTTGGAGCAAACCTACAAGCTGTGCGTGAAGAGCTACATCTTCATGGGCTGCGATGGCTATACCATGTTCAAAGGTGTCACTGTGCTG ATGGATGACGATGCTTGTCCAGAGCTGGGCATCACACTGCAGAATCACTTCAAGGCCATCAATTCGCGCAAGTGCGGCCAGAACACCAAGCACCGACAGTCGCTGGTGACGCTCTCGAGGCGGCATAGCCTGGTGCAATGCCTGGACAGCATGGACCTGGACGGACCATCGCCCATTCGCAAGCTGTCCGTGGGACACCACAACAAGTCCATGGATCTGTCGCATGGCAACTCACAGAAG ATGCTGCGTCGTGCCTCCCTGGATGATCTGGAGCAGTCCTCGTGCGAGTTGGCACCGCAGCTGGAGCATCGCATTGTCATGATTCAGAATGAAGAG CATCATCGGCAGCTTCTGTACAAAAAGGAGACGCAGATTATGAACTCTACGATAACCGAGGCTGAGGACGA TTACAAATCTAGACAATTTGATTTTAAGCCAGGGCCCGAGGTGGAGAGGAATATTTGA
- the LOC117890183 gene encoding mannosylglucosyl-3-phosphoglycerate phosphatase isoform X3, translating into MSTAGTDGAGGGDGAPPTTPSPSGHGPSRRHSHLSGSNRSGGAATMGNVVGWLKQASIEVRDAGTRTLSMLQSSNPNFRSLDLSLATPTATVPTSTSVPAATSSAAASLCGSTNFGNEEDPSGSLSLTPQDARELLTHPTRAYVYASVSQPQSPRHRGSSTRTAPHGLNGRSTSISSQLEKTKKLLKMTEGEDKPLTILHYNDVYNIESMAETEPVGGAARFATAIKGYAHLNPLVLFSGDAFSPSMLSTFTQGEQMVPVLNSVGTHCAVFGNHDFDHGLDVLVQLIKKTEFPWLMSNVVDNETGRPLGGGKISHFILHNQISIGLIGLVEREWLETLPTIDPNEVTYIDYVEAGNRLARELRNEGCDLIIALTHMRTPNDINLAENCNGIDIILGGHDHVREVTEINGKMIVKSGTDFQQFSVITIERDAANREHFTTDVKCVDVTAKIPEDPELKEELSKYAKFIESKLSDVMGVFSVELDGRFSRVRTQETNLGNWVCDVVLAAVGADVVILNGGTFRSDRIHPVGAFTMGDLVNVIPMRDPLILLEVSGRVLWQALENGVSAYPKLEGRFPQVAGISFAFNPLAEPGKRIDPQLIQVGDEYLNLEQTYKLCVKSYIFMGCDGYTMFKGVTVLMDDDACPELGITLQNHFKAINSRKCGQNTKHRQSLVTLSRRHSLVQCLDSMDLDGPSPIRKLSVGHHNKSMDLSHGNSQKMLRRASLDDLEQSSCELAPQLEHRIVMIQNEEHHRQLLYKKETQIMNSTITEAEDDYKSRQFDFKPGPEVERNI; encoded by the exons ATGAGCACTGCGGGCACCGACGGAGCAGGTGGAGGAGATGGTGCACCGCCCACAACGCCGTCACCGTCTGGCCACGGACCAAGTCGTCGCCACAGCCACTTGTCGGGCAGCAACCGTTCAGGAGGCGCCGCCACCATGGGCAACGTGGTCGGCTGGCTGAAGCAG GCTTCCATTGAGGTGCGCGACGCTGGCACGCGCACGCTGTCCATGCTGCAGAGCAGCAATCCAAATTTTCGATCTCTCGACTTATCGCTGGCAACGCCGACGGCCACTGTGCCCACCTCGACGTCCGTGCCCGCTGCGACATCCAGTGCGGCTGCCTCTCTGTGCGGCTCAACCAACTTTGGCAACGAAGAGGATCCCAGCGGCAGCCTGTCGCTGACGCCGCAGGACGCCCGTGAGCTGCTGACACACCCGACGCGCGCCTACGTCTACGCCTCCGTCAGCCAGCCGCAGAGTCCGCGCCATCGCGGATCTTCAACGCGGACAGCACCGCACGGCCTGAACGGCCGCTCCACATCGATTTCCTCGCAGCTGGAGAAGACCAAGAAGCTGCTAAAGATGACCGAGGGCGAGGACAAGCCCCTGACCATTTTGCACTACAACGATGTCTACAACATTGAGTCCATGGCCGAGACGGAGCCCGTGGGCGGTGCAGCCCGATTTGCCACCGCCATCAAGGGCTATGCACATCTCAATCCGCTGGTGCTCTTCAGCGGAGACGCCTTCTCGCCCAGCATGT TGAGCACCTTTACCCAGGGAGAACAGATGGTTCCCGTGCTCAATTCGGTGGGAACACACTGCGCCGTCTTTGGCAATCATGATTTTG ATCACGGCCTGGATGTGCTGGTGCAGCTGATCAAGAAAACGGAATTCCCCTGGCTCATGTCCAATGTGGTGGACAATGAAACCGGCCGTCCGCTGGGTGGTGGCAAGATCtcacatttcattttgcacaATCAAATTTCGATTGGCCTGATTGGACTGGTGGAGCGCGAGTGGCTGGAGACGCTGCCCACCATCGATCCCAATGAAGTCACGTACATCGACTACGTGGAGGCGGGCAATCGCCTGGCCCGTGAGCTGCGCAACGAGGGCTGCGATCTGATCATTGCCCTGACCCACATGCGCACACCGAATGACATCAATCTGGCTGAGAATTGCAACGGCATTGACATCATCCTGGGCGGACACGACCACGTGCGCGAGGTGACGGAGATCAATGGCAAAATGATCGTCAAGTCCGGCACGGACTTCCAGCAGTTTTCGGTCATCACCATAGAGCGGGATGCCGCCAATCGGGAGCACTTTACCACGGATGTCAAGTGTGTGGATGTGACGGCCAAAATACCAGAGGATCCCGAACTCAAGGAGGAGCTCTCCAAGTATGCCA AGTTCATTGAGAGCAAGTTGTCGGATGTGATGGGTGTGTTCAGCGTGGAGCTGGACGGACGCTTCTCCCGGGTGCGCACACAGGAAACGAATCTGGGCAATTGGGTGTGCGACGTGGTGCTGGCTGCGGTTGGTGCCGATGTGGTCATCCTCAATGGCGGCACCTTCCGCTCGGATCGCATTCATCCGGTTGGTGCCTTTACCATGGGCGATCTGGTCAATGTTATACCCATGAGGGATCCCCTCATCCTGCTCGAGGTCAGCGGCCGTGTGTTGTGGCAGGCCCTGGAGAACGGTGTGTCGGCATACCCCAAGCTGGAGGGACGCTTTCCCCAGGTGGCTGGCATCAGTTTCGCCTTCAATCCACTGGCAGAGCCCGGCAAGCGCATCGATCCCCAGTTGATCCAAGTGGGCGATGAGTACCTCAACTTGGAGCAAACCTACAAGCTGTGCGTGAAGAGCTACATCTTCATGGGCTGCGATGGCTATACCATGTTCAAAGGTGTCACTGTGCTG ATGGATGACGATGCTTGTCCAGAGCTGGGCATCACACTGCAGAATCACTTCAAGGCCATCAATTCGCGCAAGTGCGGCCAGAACACCAAGCACCGACAGTCGCTGGTGACGCTCTCGAGGCGGCATAGCCTGGTGCAATGCCTGGACAGCATGGACCTGGACGGACCATCGCCCATTCGCAAGCTGTCCGTGGGACACCACAACAAGTCCATGGATCTGTCGCATGGCAACTCACAGAAG ATGCTGCGTCGTGCCTCCCTGGATGATCTGGAGCAGTCCTCGTGCGAGTTGGCACCGCAGCTGGAGCATCGCATTGTCATGATTCAGAATGAAGAG CATCATCGGCAGCTTCTGTACAAAAAGGAGACGCAGATTATGAACTCTACGATAACCGAGGCTGAGGACGA TTACAAATCTAGACAATTTGATTTTAAGCCAGGGCCCGAGGTGGAGAGGAATATTTGA